A single window of Rhizobium indicum DNA harbors:
- a CDS encoding MerR family transcriptional regulator, with protein MNDNGPVRYKVAEAARLAGVSASTLRLWESQGLVVPGRSETGHRQYSADDVARLKRISWYRVERGLNPAAIREALESEEPSADGAEASQDAGLGRKLRSLRHASGKTLDQVAGDIGVTSSTLSTLERTSQGVSFKTLHDLADYYGTTVSRLSGEESGEVPALVRAGEWRRWPETTPGVAVQLLAEGRRMMDCHRFVLAPGAASEGAYRHEGEEFMHVLSGRLELVLDGDQFFDLGPGDSLYFESRRDHSWRNRHDGETVLLWINTPPTF; from the coding sequence ATGAACGATAACGGGCCTGTGCGCTACAAGGTGGCGGAAGCCGCGCGGCTGGCGGGCGTTTCGGCCTCGACGCTGCGCCTCTGGGAAAGCCAGGGCCTGGTGGTTCCCGGCCGTTCGGAAACCGGCCATCGGCAATACAGCGCCGACGATGTGGCGCGGCTGAAGCGCATTTCCTGGTATCGTGTCGAGCGGGGCCTTAATCCCGCGGCAATTCGCGAGGCGCTGGAGAGCGAGGAGCCTTCCGCCGACGGCGCCGAGGCAAGCCAGGATGCCGGCCTTGGCCGCAAGCTGCGCAGCCTGCGCCATGCGAGCGGCAAGACACTCGATCAGGTGGCCGGCGACATCGGCGTCACCTCGTCGACACTCTCGACGCTGGAGCGCACCTCGCAGGGCGTGAGCTTCAAGACGCTGCACGATCTGGCAGACTATTACGGCACCACCGTCTCCCGCCTCTCGGGTGAGGAAAGCGGGGAGGTGCCGGCGCTGGTGCGCGCCGGCGAATGGCGCAGGTGGCCGGAAACGACGCCGGGTGTCGCGGTGCAGCTTCTCGCCGAAGGCCGCCGGATGATGGACTGCCATCGTTTCGTGCTGGCGCCGGGTGCTGCCAGCGAGGGCGCCTATCGCCACGAGGGCGAGGAATTCATGCATGTTCTGTCCGGCCGGCTCGAACTGGTGCTCGACGGCGATCAGTTCTTCGATCTCGGCCCCGGCGATTCACTCTATTTCGAAAGCCGCCGCGACCATTCCTGGCGCAACCGCCACGATGGTGAAACCGTGCTTCTCTGGATCAACACGCCGCCGACATTCTGA
- the rpsA gene encoding 30S ribosomal protein S1: MSVATPSREDFAALLEESFAKNDLAEGYVTKGIVTGIEKDVAVVDVGLKVEGRIALKEFGARAKDGLLKVGDEVEVYVERIENALGEAVLSREKARREESWVKLEAKFEAGERVEGVIFNQVKGGFTVDLDGAIAFLPRSQVDIRPIRDVTPLMHNPQPFEILKMDKRRGNIVVSRRTVLEESRAEQRSEIVQNLEEGQVVDGVVKNITDYGAFVDLGGIDGLLHVTDMAWRRVNHPSEILNIGQQVKVQIIRINQETHRISLGMKQLESDPWDGIQAKYPEGKKISGTVTNITDYGAFVELEPGIEGLIHISEMSWTKKNVHPGKILSTSQEVEVVVLEVDPSKRRISLGLKQTLENPWAAFARSHPAGTEVEGEVKNKTEFGLFIGLDGDVDGMVHLSDLDWNRPGEQVIEEFNKGDVVKAVVLDVDVEKERISLGIKQLGKDAVGDAAASGDLRKNAVVSCEVIAVNDGGVEVKLVNHEDITSFIRRADLARDRDEQRPERFSVGQVFDARVTNFSKKDRKIMLSIKALEIAEEKEAVAQFGSSDSGASLGDILGAALKNRGGE; encoded by the coding sequence ATGTCAGTAGCTACCCCCTCCCGCGAGGATTTCGCGGCTCTTCTCGAAGAGTCCTTTGCCAAGAACGACCTGGCCGAAGGCTATGTCACCAAAGGCATCGTCACGGGCATCGAGAAGGACGTCGCCGTTGTCGACGTCGGCCTGAAGGTTGAAGGCCGCATCGCGCTCAAGGAATTCGGCGCGCGCGCCAAGGACGGCCTGTTGAAGGTCGGCGACGAAGTCGAAGTTTATGTCGAGCGCATCGAAAACGCGCTTGGCGAAGCCGTTCTGTCGCGCGAGAAGGCTCGCCGCGAAGAAAGCTGGGTCAAGCTCGAAGCCAAGTTCGAAGCTGGCGAGCGCGTCGAAGGCGTGATCTTCAACCAGGTCAAGGGCGGCTTCACGGTCGACCTCGACGGTGCGATCGCCTTCCTGCCGCGTTCTCAGGTCGACATTCGTCCGATCCGCGACGTGACCCCGCTGATGCATAACCCGCAGCCCTTCGAAATCCTCAAGATGGACAAGCGCCGCGGCAACATCGTGGTTTCGCGCCGTACGGTTCTGGAAGAATCCCGTGCCGAGCAGCGTTCTGAAATTGTTCAGAACCTCGAAGAAGGCCAGGTTGTTGACGGCGTCGTCAAGAACATCACCGATTACGGTGCGTTCGTTGACCTCGGCGGCATCGACGGCCTGCTGCACGTCACCGACATGGCATGGCGCCGTGTGAACCATCCGTCGGAAATCCTGAACATCGGCCAGCAGGTCAAGGTTCAGATCATCCGCATCAACCAGGAAACCCACCGTATCTCGCTCGGCATGAAGCAGCTCGAGAGCGATCCGTGGGATGGCATCCAGGCCAAGTATCCGGAAGGCAAGAAGATTTCCGGTACCGTCACGAACATCACCGACTACGGTGCATTCGTCGAGCTGGAGCCGGGCATCGAAGGCCTGATCCACATCTCGGAAATGTCCTGGACCAAGAAGAACGTTCACCCCGGCAAGATCCTGTCCACGAGCCAGGAAGTCGAAGTCGTCGTTCTCGAAGTCGATCCGTCCAAGCGCCGTATCTCGCTCGGGCTCAAGCAGACGCTGGAAAACCCGTGGGCAGCATTCGCCCGCAGCCATCCGGCCGGCACTGAAGTCGAAGGCGAAGTCAAGAACAAGACCGAATTCGGCCTGTTCATCGGCCTCGACGGCGATGTCGACGGCATGGTGCACCTCTCCGACCTCGACTGGAACCGTCCAGGCGAGCAGGTCATCGAGGAGTTCAACAAGGGTGACGTCGTCAAGGCCGTCGTTCTCGACGTCGATGTTGAGAAGGAACGCATCTCGCTCGGCATCAAGCAGCTCGGCAAGGATGCAGTCGGCGACGCCGCTGCTTCTGGCGACCTGCGCAAGAATGCAGTCGTTTCCTGCGAAGTCATCGCGGTCAACGACGGCGGTGTCGAAGTGAAGCTCGTCAACCACGAAGACATCACTTCCTTCATCCGTCGCGCCGACCTCGCCCGCGACCGCGACGAACAGCGCCCTGAGCGCTTCTCGGTCGGCCAGGTCTTCGACGCCCGCGTCACCAACTTCTCCAAGAAGGACCGCAAGATCATGCTGTCCATCAAGGCTCTGGAGATTGCGGAAGAGAAGGAAGCCGTTGCCCAGTTCGGTTCGTCCGACAGCGGCGCTTCGCTCGGCGACATCCTGGGCGCAGCCCTGAAGAACCGCGGCGGCGAATAA
- a CDS encoding ribonuclease D, translating into MAATIRYHEGDISAADAARYTGAIAIDTETLGLVPRRDRLCVVQLSPGDGTADIIRIAAGQKEAPNLVALLEDPTHQKIFHYGRFDIAVLFHTFGVTATPVFCTKIASRLIRTYTDRHGLKDNLKEMLDVDVSKAQQSSDWAAERLSPAQLEYAASDVLYLHALRDKLTERLIRDGRYDHATACFEFLPTRAKLDLLGWEEADIFAHS; encoded by the coding sequence ATGGCAGCGACCATACGTTATCACGAAGGCGATATTTCCGCGGCCGATGCCGCCCGCTACACCGGCGCGATTGCCATCGACACCGAAACGCTCGGCCTGGTGCCGCGCCGCGATCGGCTCTGCGTCGTCCAGCTTTCGCCGGGTGACGGCACCGCCGATATCATCCGCATCGCCGCCGGTCAGAAAGAGGCGCCCAATCTCGTCGCCCTGCTTGAAGACCCCACCCATCAGAAGATCTTTCATTACGGCCGCTTCGATATTGCCGTGCTCTTCCATACCTTCGGCGTCACCGCGACCCCGGTTTTCTGCACCAAGATCGCCTCGCGCCTGATCCGGACCTATACGGATCGCCACGGCCTCAAGGACAATCTCAAGGAGATGCTCGACGTCGACGTCTCCAAGGCGCAGCAATCTTCCGATTGGGCGGCCGAGAGGCTGTCTCCGGCCCAGCTCGAATATGCCGCCTCCGACGTGCTTTATCTGCATGCGTTGCGCGATAAGCTGACGGAACGGCTGATCCGCGACGGCCGCTACGATCATGCGACGGCCTGTTTCGAATTCCTGCCGACCCGCGCCAAGCTCGACCTGCTCGGCTGGGAAGAGGCCGATATCTTCGCCCACAGCTGA
- the cmk gene encoding (d)CMP kinase, producing MTNETFTIAIDGPAAAGKGTLSRLIAERYGYHHLDTGLTYRATAKALLDAGLPLDDEAVAEKIAREVELAGLDRDILSKHEIGEAASKIAVMPAVRRALVEAQRRFSVKAPGTVLDGRDIGTVVCPDSPVKLYVTASPEVRARRRYDEILGKGLTADFDAIFEDVKRRDERDVGRADSPLKPADDAHLLDTSEMSIEAAFQAAQSIIDAVLSRNA from the coding sequence ATGACGAACGAGACCTTCACCATCGCCATCGATGGCCCGGCGGCAGCGGGCAAGGGCACGCTCTCGCGCCTCATCGCAGAGCGCTACGGATATCACCATCTTGATACCGGCCTGACCTATCGCGCCACGGCCAAGGCGCTGCTCGATGCCGGCCTGCCGCTCGACGACGAGGCGGTGGCAGAAAAGATCGCAAGAGAGGTTGAACTCGCTGGATTGGATCGCGATATACTTTCCAAACATGAGATCGGCGAAGCTGCCTCGAAGATTGCCGTCATGCCGGCGGTGCGCCGGGCTCTGGTCGAAGCGCAACGGCGGTTTTCGGTGAAAGCGCCGGGAACCGTACTCGACGGGCGCGATATCGGCACGGTCGTCTGCCCGGATTCGCCGGTGAAGCTCTATGTAACGGCGTCGCCGGAGGTCCGCGCAAGACGCCGTTATGACGAGATCCTCGGCAAAGGCCTGACGGCGGATTTCGATGCGATTTTCGAGGACGTCAAGCGGCGCGACGAACGCGACGTGGGACGGGCCGACAGCCCTTTGAAACCAGCTGATGATGCGCACTTGCTTGATACGTCGGAAATGAGTATAGAGGCCGCGTTTCAAGCTGCTCAATCGATCATCGATGCGGTCTTGAGCCGAAATGCCTAA
- the aroA gene encoding 3-phosphoshikimate 1-carboxyvinyltransferase, with amino-acid sequence MLHGSAPRPATARKSAGLTGSVRIPGDKSISHRSFMFGGLASGETRITGLLEGEDVINTGRAMQAMGARIRKDGAQWVIDGTGNGALLAPDAPLDFGNAGTGARLTMGLVGTYDFRSTFIGDASLSKRPMGRVLNPLREMGVQVSASEGDRLPVTLKGPGTPSPIRYRVPMASAQVKSAVLLAGLNTPGVTTVIEPVMTRDHTEKMLQGFGAALSVETDSEGVRTIRLEGRGRLTGQVIDIPGDPSSTAFPLVAALLVPGSDITIVNVLMNPTRTGLILTLQEMGADIEVVNARLAGGEDVADLRVRHSELRGVTVPEDRAPSMIDEYPILAVAACFAEGATVMKGLEELRVKESDRLSAVADGLKLNGVDCDEGEDFLIVRGRPDGKGLGNAADGRVSTHLDHRIAMSFLVMGLASEHPVTIDDAAMIATSFPEFMQLMTGLGAKIEEVPE; translated from the coding sequence ATGCTGCACGGCTCTGCGCCCAGGCCCGCCACCGCCCGCAAATCCGCCGGTCTTACCGGCAGCGTCCGTATTCCGGGCGACAAGTCGATCTCGCATCGTTCCTTCATGTTCGGCGGGCTTGCTTCCGGCGAAACCCGGATCACCGGCCTGCTCGAAGGCGAGGACGTGATCAATACCGGCCGGGCGATGCAGGCGATGGGCGCCAGGATTCGCAAGGATGGCGCGCAATGGGTGATCGACGGCACCGGCAACGGCGCGCTGCTTGCGCCTGACGCGCCGCTCGACTTCGGCAATGCCGGCACCGGCGCGCGGCTGACCATGGGCCTCGTCGGCACCTATGACTTTCGCTCCACCTTCATCGGCGACGCCTCGCTTTCGAAACGGCCGATGGGCCGCGTGCTCAATCCGCTGCGCGAAATGGGCGTGCAGGTCAGCGCCTCCGAGGGCGACAGGCTGCCGGTGACGCTCAAAGGCCCGGGAACGCCGAGCCCGATCCGCTATCGGGTGCCGATGGCATCCGCCCAGGTGAAATCGGCCGTGCTGCTTGCCGGCCTCAATACGCCGGGTGTCACCACCGTCATCGAGCCGGTGATGACGCGCGACCATACCGAAAAGATGCTGCAGGGTTTTGGCGCTGCCCTTTCCGTCGAGACCGATAGCGAGGGTGTGCGCACAATCCGGCTCGAAGGGCGTGGCAGGCTGACGGGCCAGGTGATCGACATTCCCGGCGATCCCTCCTCCACCGCCTTCCCGCTGGTTGCGGCGCTGCTCGTCCCCGGCTCCGACATCACCATCGTCAACGTGCTGATGAACCCGACCCGCACCGGGCTGATCCTGACGCTGCAGGAGATGGGGGCCGATATCGAGGTGGTGAATGCACGTCTTGCCGGCGGCGAAGACGTGGCGGATCTGCGCGTGCGCCATTCCGAGCTCAGAGGCGTGACCGTCCCCGAAGACCGCGCGCCGTCGATGATCGATGAATATCCTATTCTCGCCGTCGCCGCCTGTTTCGCCGAGGGGGCGACCGTCATGAAGGGGCTGGAGGAACTGCGCGTCAAGGAGTCCGACCGCCTTTCCGCCGTCGCCGATGGCCTGAAACTCAATGGAGTCGACTGCGACGAAGGCGAGGATTTTCTCATCGTGCGCGGCCGGCCAGACGGCAAGGGCCTCGGCAACGCTGCCGACGGCAGGGTCAGCACACATCTCGACCATCGCATCGCCATGAGCTTCCTTGTCATGGGGCTTGCCTCGGAGCATCCTGTCACGATCGACGACGCGGCGATGATCGCGACCAGCTTTCCCGAATTCATGCAGCTGATGACCGGCCTTGGCGCAAAGATCGAGGAGGTGCCGGAATGA